In one Achromobacter spanius genomic region, the following are encoded:
- a CDS encoding tyrosine-type recombinase/integrase, protein MYQKHGAYWYVKGGKWRKIGVDLHSALTEYARIVAAPTDGMPALIDEAMPILTKNVSDSTRKQYEYCAAILRKSFADFYPAQVRHGDVVEMMDGYADRKALANRLLTVLKLVFQWALDRGRIESNPCVSVKRFAQKSRDRLITPAEYAAIYEKCPPWLQCVMELCYLTGQRIGDILKIEHKHLQEDGIYFEQQKTGKRLVVEWTPDLRAVTDRAASLIAESVRNRYLIAGRAGNIRLGSNVWRVFKEAAVSAGANDVTLHDLRAMSGTDAESQGIDPTALLGHSDTRTTRIYLRDKRPKLVKGPTRKAK, encoded by the coding sequence GTGTACCAGAAGCACGGCGCGTACTGGTACGTTAAGGGTGGCAAGTGGCGCAAGATTGGGGTTGACCTACATAGCGCGTTGACCGAATACGCCAGGATAGTAGCTGCGCCCACCGACGGGATGCCAGCCCTTATAGACGAGGCGATGCCGATATTGACCAAGAACGTCTCGGACTCGACTCGCAAGCAGTACGAGTACTGCGCGGCCATACTTCGGAAATCCTTCGCTGACTTCTACCCCGCCCAAGTCCGTCACGGGGATGTCGTCGAAATGATGGACGGGTACGCAGACCGCAAGGCACTGGCCAACCGCCTGTTGACAGTCCTAAAGCTTGTCTTTCAGTGGGCGCTTGACCGAGGGCGAATAGAATCTAACCCCTGTGTCAGCGTAAAGCGCTTCGCTCAGAAGTCCAGGGACCGCCTTATCACGCCGGCCGAATACGCCGCGATTTACGAGAAATGCCCGCCGTGGCTCCAGTGCGTTATGGAACTTTGCTACCTGACGGGACAGCGCATCGGCGATATCCTCAAAATAGAGCACAAGCACCTACAGGAAGACGGCATCTACTTCGAGCAGCAAAAAACGGGGAAGCGACTTGTCGTAGAGTGGACGCCTGACCTGCGAGCCGTCACAGATCGGGCGGCCTCACTTATCGCCGAAAGTGTCCGGAATCGCTATCTGATCGCGGGACGGGCGGGGAATATCCGCCTAGGGTCCAACGTCTGGAGAGTGTTCAAAGAGGCGGCGGTGTCCGCTGGCGCTAATGACGTCACACTGCACGACTTGCGCGCAATGTCTGGAACGGATGCCGAGTCTCAAGGCATAGACCCGACCGCACTCCTAGGCCACTCTGACACCAGAACGACTAGGATCTACCTGCGTGACAAGCGTCCGAAATTGGTGAAGGGTCCGACCCGCAAAGCCAAGTAG
- a CDS encoding DUF4224 domain-containing protein, whose product MLTLSQKELIELTGKARKAKQIEALKFLAIPFKIRPDGTPVVLRAAMEAALGHATKNQGPTPPRVRVPEARRVLVR is encoded by the coding sequence ATGCTCACGCTTTCCCAAAAGGAACTGATCGAACTCACCGGGAAGGCCAGGAAAGCAAAGCAAATCGAAGCTCTTAAATTCCTGGCTATCCCTTTTAAAATCCGCCCTGATGGAACCCCCGTGGTTCTTCGGGCCGCCATGGAGGCAGCACTAGGCCATGCGACCAAGAACCAAGGACCGACACCTCCCCGCGTGCGTGTACCAGAAGCACGGCGCGTACTGGTACGTTAA
- a CDS encoding siphovirus Gp157 family protein — protein sequence MATLYEIAPQHRALADRLREMGLDEDAVSDTLEAESDLPGKVETYCIVLREKEAEIEAYKREKERFEDLIKSADSAVKRMKSMLLDGLQAAGEKRVQAGTFTVSVLGAKGSVVIKHPELLPREYLTSPLPPEPQPDKNLIYKAITEGHKVPGCEVVPGVRLGIK from the coding sequence ATGGCCACTCTCTACGAAATCGCCCCGCAGCACCGCGCCCTAGCTGACCGGCTGCGCGAAATGGGTCTGGACGAAGATGCAGTATCTGACACCCTGGAAGCGGAGAGCGATCTCCCCGGTAAGGTGGAAACCTACTGCATCGTGCTACGCGAAAAGGAGGCTGAAATTGAGGCCTACAAGCGCGAGAAGGAACGCTTTGAAGACCTGATCAAGTCCGCAGACAGCGCCGTTAAACGCATGAAGTCGATGCTGCTGGACGGTTTGCAGGCTGCTGGCGAGAAGCGGGTTCAGGCTGGCACCTTCACGGTGTCCGTTCTGGGCGCGAAGGGCTCAGTCGTAATCAAGCACCCCGAATTGCTGCCGCGCGAATACCTGACCAGCCCTCTGCCGCCAGAACCCCAGCCGGACAAGAACCTCATCTACAAGGCGATCACCGAGGGCCACAAGGTCCCCGGGTGTGAAGTTGTCCCCGGCGTTCGTCTGGGCATCAAGTAA
- a CDS encoding AAA family ATPase — translation MSIATLILGNSGSGKSTSLRNLDPAKTLLIQCLRKPLPFRAEGWKARKDKTGGNIFQSDDPASIEKAMRLSEHEIVVIDDYQAVMVNQLLSRTGETGYKKFEDIGKAAWDIFNAAGQLAEHRRVYILAHTQTDEFGNVRMKTVGKMVDSTLVPEGYFTIVLRTQVTNGVYQFSTQTNGQDCCKSPIGMFPDTLIDNDLAEIDRMVCEFYEVGHAIA, via the coding sequence ATGAGCATAGCAACCCTAATATTGGGCAACTCCGGTTCCGGAAAGTCCACATCCCTTCGCAATCTGGACCCAGCGAAGACCCTACTGATCCAGTGCCTACGCAAGCCCCTGCCGTTCAGGGCTGAGGGCTGGAAAGCCCGAAAGGACAAAACCGGCGGCAACATTTTTCAGTCTGATGACCCGGCAAGCATCGAGAAGGCAATGCGCCTGTCGGAACACGAAATTGTCGTGATTGACGACTATCAGGCCGTCATGGTCAATCAGCTACTTTCCCGCACCGGTGAGACTGGGTACAAAAAGTTCGAAGACATCGGCAAGGCTGCGTGGGACATATTCAATGCCGCTGGCCAGTTGGCCGAGCATCGCCGGGTGTACATCCTGGCCCACACACAAACCGATGAGTTCGGCAATGTTCGGATGAAAACGGTGGGGAAGATGGTTGATAGCACTCTGGTTCCGGAAGGCTATTTCACCATTGTCCTACGCACCCAGGTCACCAACGGCGTTTACCAATTCTCAACTCAGACCAACGGCCAGGACTGCTGCAAGAGCCCCATTGGGATGTTTCCCGACACCCTCATTGATAACGACCTGGCAGAGATTGACCGCATGGTCTGCGAGTTCTACGAGGTGGGCCATGCAATCGCTTGA
- a CDS encoding HNH endonuclease codes for MKTLPSFDEISALLAYDPATGVLRWRVNCRGTVRAGNVAGCQYSNGYVMVSVLGRRFLAHRLAWLLATGAWPNSEIDHLDGDRANNRISNLRDVSHLTNMQNRRMANSDNTSGFLGASPYKGRWKAQIKIVGKVRYLGMFDSPEAAHAAYIEAKRKLHPGCVI; via the coding sequence ATGAAGACTCTGCCGAGTTTCGACGAAATAAGCGCGCTGCTGGCCTATGACCCGGCAACAGGCGTGCTGCGGTGGCGCGTGAACTGCAGGGGGACAGTGCGGGCCGGAAACGTCGCTGGATGCCAATACAGTAATGGCTACGTGATGGTTTCGGTTCTAGGTCGACGTTTCCTAGCTCACCGACTGGCTTGGTTGCTGGCAACGGGGGCGTGGCCTAACTCGGAAATCGATCATCTGGATGGCGACCGCGCGAATAATCGAATCAGTAATCTGCGTGATGTTAGCCACCTAACCAACATGCAAAATCGGCGCATGGCCAACTCCGATAATACGTCAGGATTTCTTGGCGCGTCCCCATACAAGGGGCGTTGGAAGGCGCAGATCAAGATCGTCGGTAAAGTCCGATACCTCGGCATGTTCGACAGCCCAGAAGCAGCTCACGCAGCGTACATCGAAGCAAAACGAAAACTTCACCCGGGATGCGTGATATGA
- a CDS encoding transcriptional regulator, with amino-acid sequence MNLTDYLTSGKKSAAELARDLGVAPALIYQWRTGLRSVPPERCVEIDRATGGAVTRRDLRPDDWQRIWPELADPAPRQEASHA; translated from the coding sequence ATGAACCTTACCGATTACCTCACCAGCGGGAAGAAAAGCGCGGCCGAATTGGCGCGCGACCTCGGCGTAGCCCCGGCGCTGATCTATCAGTGGCGTACTGGGCTGCGGTCTGTGCCGCCCGAACGCTGCGTGGAAATTGACCGGGCAACTGGTGGCGCCGTTACTCGCCGCGACCTGCGCCCCGATGACTGGCAGCGCATCTGGCCCGAGCTGGCCGACCCCGCGCCGCGGCAGGAGGCCAGCCATGCGTGA
- a CDS encoding DNA-binding protein: MQKPSMEREFRQALTDPRTKAVVRDALGWDESQVSRFLSGGMGITIDKIDAAIGALGAVVTSPAYMDFLAYGAKIGANCHCARAGMGECGRH, translated from the coding sequence ATGCAAAAGCCCTCAATGGAACGCGAATTCCGCCAAGCCTTGACCGACCCCCGCACTAAGGCGGTGGTCCGCGATGCCCTTGGTTGGGATGAAAGCCAGGTAAGCCGCTTTCTGTCTGGTGGCATGGGTATCACGATCGACAAGATCGACGCGGCTATCGGCGCCCTGGGCGCTGTGGTGACCAGTCCCGCATACATGGACTTCCTGGCTTACGGCGCCAAGATCGGCGCGAACTGCCACTGTGCACGCGCCGGAATGGGCGAGTGCGGAAGACACTGA
- a CDS encoding recombination protein NinB, which yields MNKPRIRVTPATRQMLIQAILNAPDGHYVAIQEPNRSLNQNAKLHAMCADIAAQMTWMNRKLGVEDWKRLLVDSWMRETDRMQLVPSLDGKGVVSLGQQTRTIGVKDMAELIESILAFGAMNNVQWTDEPHIPGWVK from the coding sequence ATGAACAAGCCGCGCATCCGTGTCACCCCCGCCACGCGTCAGATGCTGATCCAAGCAATCCTGAACGCGCCTGATGGTCACTACGTGGCTATCCAGGAGCCGAACCGCAGCCTGAACCAGAACGCCAAGCTGCATGCCATGTGTGCGGATATCGCGGCGCAGATGACCTGGATGAACCGCAAGCTTGGCGTTGAAGACTGGAAACGCCTGCTGGTTGATTCCTGGATGCGCGAGACAGACCGTATGCAGCTGGTGCCGTCTTTGGATGGCAAGGGCGTTGTATCCCTTGGCCAACAGACCCGCACCATCGGCGTCAAGGACATGGCCGAACTGATTGAAAGCATCCTGGCCTTCGGCGCCATGAATAACGTTCAGTGGACCGACGAGCCACATATTCCGGGGTGGGTGAAATGA
- a CDS encoding YdaU family protein: protein MNFYKHYIGDFQRDTGHLSLTERGAYLALIHHYYATELPLPNDHGALCRIAGAFTKAEQDAVKSVTRFFIVVESGLMHSRIEAELEKAGKQADTNRRIAQEREAKRKEARTFNEQSTNRATGRETVGSTNDQPNQTPDTNKEKHMSADADLPTRFSEFWENWPGSQRKVAKAECQKRWKARRLDSVADQILGHVAAMRQTKQWQDGFEPAPLTYLNQKRWEDGIQADLGPGEQPWEGAL, encoded by the coding sequence ATGAACTTCTACAAGCACTACATCGGCGACTTCCAGCGCGATACGGGGCACCTGTCGCTGACGGAGCGCGGGGCTTATTTGGCCTTAATACACCACTATTACGCGACCGAATTGCCGTTGCCGAATGACCATGGCGCGCTGTGCCGCATTGCTGGCGCGTTCACCAAGGCAGAGCAGGACGCAGTGAAGTCCGTTACCAGGTTCTTCATCGTCGTTGAATCTGGCCTGATGCACAGCCGGATCGAGGCGGAGCTTGAAAAGGCAGGCAAGCAGGCAGACACGAATCGTCGTATCGCTCAAGAACGAGAAGCCAAACGCAAAGAGGCTAGAACGTTCAACGAACAGAGCACGAATCGTGCTACGGGTCGTGAAACGGTTGGTTCAACGAACGATCAACCTAACCAGACACCAGACACCAATAAAGAAAAACATATGTCGGCTGACGCCGACCTGCCGACCCGATTTTCGGAGTTTTGGGAAAACTGGCCTGGGTCACAACGCAAGGTGGCAAAGGCTGAATGCCAGAAGCGCTGGAAGGCCAGGAGACTGGATTCCGTTGCAGACCAGATTTTAGGGCACGTCGCCGCCATGCGACAGACGAAGCAATGGCAAGACGGCTTCGAACCTGCCCCCCTGACGTACCTGAACCAGAAGCGCTGGGAAGACGGCATTCAAGCCGACCTTGGCCCTGGTGAACAACCCTGGGAGGGCGCGCTGTGA
- a CDS encoding DnaB-like helicase C-terminal domain-containing protein, whose protein sequence is MNNVIQMITPETFDFRAYMVESEPKAKVISADVWTEDLVESIRGGHAVTGARLPWAKTHDHLRFRPGEVTVWQGVNGHGKSQLLGMACIAFAAQGERICIASFEMKPLSTLKRMLRQVSMNEKPSEAMARTFGEWTKGKVWLYDQQGTVKPEMIYAVIRYCSAELGIKHIVIDSLMKCVRGEDDYNAQKDFVDMLTSLARDHQVHIHLVHHVRKGENEEKPPGKLDSKGSGSISDQVDQFLTVWRNKAKEKARDQCARMDTPLPEKFANAPDAMLICDKNRHGEWEGGIALWFHAGSLQYVADSRCQPINLIGC, encoded by the coding sequence ATGAACAACGTGATCCAGATGATCACCCCGGAGACGTTCGATTTCCGGGCGTACATGGTGGAGTCCGAACCGAAGGCGAAGGTCATCTCTGCCGACGTGTGGACTGAAGACCTGGTCGAGTCCATCCGGGGCGGCCATGCTGTGACCGGCGCCAGACTCCCCTGGGCGAAGACACATGACCATCTCCGGTTTCGTCCGGGTGAGGTCACAGTCTGGCAGGGGGTGAACGGGCACGGCAAAAGCCAGTTGCTCGGCATGGCATGCATAGCATTTGCTGCGCAGGGGGAACGCATCTGCATAGCGAGTTTTGAAATGAAGCCGCTGTCGACCCTGAAACGCATGCTGCGCCAGGTGTCGATGAACGAGAAGCCCAGCGAGGCGATGGCGCGGACCTTTGGGGAATGGACCAAGGGCAAGGTGTGGCTCTACGACCAGCAGGGCACGGTCAAGCCGGAGATGATCTACGCGGTCATCCGGTATTGCTCTGCCGAACTGGGCATTAAGCACATCGTCATCGACAGCCTGATGAAGTGCGTTCGCGGCGAGGACGACTACAACGCGCAGAAGGATTTCGTGGACATGCTCACATCCCTAGCCCGGGATCATCAAGTCCACATCCACCTGGTGCACCACGTCCGCAAGGGCGAGAACGAGGAAAAGCCCCCCGGCAAGTTGGACTCCAAGGGCAGCGGATCCATCTCCGACCAGGTTGACCAGTTCCTGACGGTCTGGCGCAACAAGGCCAAGGAGAAGGCCCGGGATCAATGTGCCCGTATGGATACGCCTTTGCCTGAAAAGTTCGCCAACGCTCCGGACGCCATGCTCATTTGCGACAAGAACCGCCACGGAGAGTGGGAAGGCGGGATTGCGCTGTGGTTCCACGCTGGATCTTTGCAGTACGTCGCTGACAGCCGCTGCCAGCCGATCAATCTCATCGGATGTTAA
- a CDS encoding PBSX family phage terminase large subunit has protein sequence MTTLEIATPRVYEPLLHPARYKGAHGGRGSGKSHFFAEALIEECIRSKTDAVCLREIQKSLQFSVKKLLETKIASMNAGDYFDVQDKVIKSRNGGIIIFQGMQDHTSDSIKSLEGFKIAWFEEAQSASQRSLDLLRPTLRAPGSELWFSWNPRFAIDPIDVLLRGENPPPNSVVVEANYSDNPWLPQELVDEMEYDKRRDPDKYAHIWLGKYQQNSEARVFKNWTVEEFERPAGTIFRLGADWGFSVDPSVLIRCDIEGHRLYVDHEAYMVGCEIVNLPELFMQVPEAEKWPITADSARPETISHMKKNGFPQIRPAVKGAKSLEEGVEFLKSFDIVVHPRCKHLIDELTLYSYKEDPLTGAILPILSDKDNHVIDALRYACEGARRAGKKPQRQIERKPVRNVGWMAA, from the coding sequence ATGACGACGCTAGAGATCGCAACGCCTCGCGTCTACGAGCCGCTGTTGCACCCTGCGCGGTACAAGGGCGCACACGGCGGGCGCGGATCGGGCAAGTCTCATTTTTTCGCGGAAGCCCTGATCGAAGAGTGCATCCGGTCCAAGACCGACGCGGTGTGCCTTCGCGAGATCCAGAAGTCTTTGCAGTTCTCGGTCAAGAAGCTCTTAGAGACGAAGATCGCCAGCATGAACGCGGGTGACTACTTCGACGTGCAGGACAAGGTGATCAAGTCCAGAAATGGCGGGATCATCATCTTCCAGGGGATGCAGGACCATACGTCCGATTCGATCAAGTCACTGGAAGGCTTCAAGATCGCTTGGTTTGAAGAGGCGCAGTCAGCCAGCCAGCGAAGCCTTGATTTGCTCCGTCCGACGCTTCGGGCGCCCGGCTCGGAACTCTGGTTCAGCTGGAACCCGCGCTTTGCCATAGACCCGATTGACGTGTTGCTGCGCGGAGAGAACCCGCCTCCGAATTCGGTCGTCGTAGAGGCGAACTACTCTGACAACCCCTGGTTGCCACAGGAACTTGTCGACGAGATGGAGTACGACAAGCGGCGCGACCCGGACAAGTACGCGCATATCTGGCTGGGCAAGTACCAGCAGAACAGCGAAGCCCGGGTGTTCAAGAACTGGACGGTCGAGGAATTTGAAAGACCGGCCGGGACGATCTTCCGACTTGGCGCTGATTGGGGATTCAGCGTAGACCCCTCAGTCCTGATCCGCTGCGATATCGAGGGCCATAGGCTGTATGTGGACCACGAGGCCTACATGGTGGGCTGCGAGATTGTGAACCTGCCTGAGTTGTTCATGCAGGTCCCAGAGGCTGAGAAGTGGCCAATCACCGCAGATTCAGCCAGGCCCGAGACGATCAGCCATATGAAGAAGAACGGATTCCCGCAGATCCGCCCCGCTGTCAAGGGCGCGAAGTCGCTGGAGGAGGGCGTCGAATTTCTCAAGAGCTTTGACATTGTGGTTCACCCGCGATGCAAGCACCTGATCGATGAATTGACGCTGTACAGCTACAAGGAAGACCCGCTGACAGGCGCAATCCTGCCGATCCTGAGCGACAAAGACAACCACGTTATCGATGCCCTGCGCTATGCCTGCGAAGGCGCGCGGCGTGCCGGTAAGAAGCCGCAACGCCAGATAGAACGAAAACCCGTGAGGAACGTCGGCTGGATGGCCGCATAA
- a CDS encoding portal protein codes for MPQDLLQKAKECFKEDQEAFRDNRERMLEDLRFSNPACPEQWDDAVRRAREQSEGGARPCLTFDQTNQYIAQVVNDSRQNKPGIKVIPVDSGADVEVAEKLEGMIRHIEYSSRASIAYDTAQEYAARIGLGWLRVVPEIVQAERNEQEIRIKRVHDPLSVIIDANSQEPDGSDASRGFVETVLTKKAYKELYPKASVVSWESTDRMDGWIADDSVRVCEYFYKVETKVNNLVIAGPGGERMTVTEDEYWRLAEETGLRPMVEATFPSTQVEVKWVKMSGMEILEETDFPSRFIPLIPVLGYEVYVEGRRYICGMTRRMMDSQRAYNYERTSYIEQVALQPKAPFVLPWESVENFQDEWATANTSNRAYLPYNALDGEGRQLPPPARQGPPPVGASFIQGGALALSDIQASIGMYRANLGAPSNETSGRAINARQREGDTANYHYIDNLSRSIEHLGRIIVDMIPRIYDTARVARITGDDGSVEAVEINPEMEQAKQKTADAMVINPAVGQYDVRVKVGPSYSTLRQESAEAIGQILQGNPQAFAVLGPEWAKMQDWPNADKVSKMLLAMAPPPVQALAQGDQEIPAAIQAQMQNMKQQMEQMQQMLQEAQQKLESDSVEAMRKMAEADKDRAIDAYKAETERMAIMQPAMGPQEIQALVLQTVQQLLTSPPIPPEPQAPPMQPPMAPQMPPGGLPMAPPGLPPTNMNQPPPGGFFTS; via the coding sequence ATGCCCCAAGACTTGCTCCAAAAAGCGAAGGAATGCTTCAAGGAAGACCAGGAGGCGTTTCGCGACAACCGCGAGCGCATGCTGGAAGACCTGAGGTTTTCCAATCCGGCATGCCCGGAACAGTGGGACGATGCCGTGCGTCGCGCCCGCGAGCAGTCTGAGGGCGGCGCTCGCCCGTGCCTGACGTTCGACCAGACGAATCAGTACATCGCCCAGGTTGTGAACGACAGCCGGCAGAACAAGCCAGGCATCAAGGTTATCCCGGTCGATTCTGGCGCCGATGTCGAGGTGGCCGAGAAGCTCGAAGGGATGATTCGGCACATCGAGTATTCGAGCCGCGCCAGCATCGCTTACGACACTGCGCAGGAGTACGCGGCCCGCATTGGGCTGGGCTGGCTGCGCGTGGTGCCTGAGATCGTTCAGGCCGAGCGCAATGAGCAGGAAATCCGCATCAAGCGCGTGCATGACCCACTGTCGGTGATCATTGACGCCAATTCTCAGGAACCTGACGGCAGCGACGCGAGCCGCGGCTTCGTTGAAACCGTGCTGACTAAGAAGGCGTACAAGGAGCTTTACCCGAAGGCGTCGGTTGTTTCATGGGAGTCCACCGACCGCATGGACGGCTGGATCGCGGACGATTCGGTGCGTGTCTGCGAGTATTTCTACAAGGTTGAGACGAAGGTCAACAACCTGGTCATCGCAGGCCCTGGTGGCGAGCGCATGACGGTGACCGAGGACGAATACTGGCGCTTGGCCGAAGAGACTGGCCTGCGCCCGATGGTTGAGGCCACGTTCCCGTCAACGCAGGTCGAGGTCAAGTGGGTCAAGATGAGCGGCATGGAGATCCTGGAAGAGACGGATTTCCCCAGCCGCTTCATACCGCTGATCCCGGTGCTGGGCTACGAGGTATATGTGGAAGGCCGGCGCTACATCTGCGGCATGACGCGGCGCATGATGGACTCGCAGAGGGCCTACAACTACGAGCGCACCTCGTACATCGAGCAGGTGGCGTTGCAGCCCAAGGCGCCGTTTGTGCTGCCGTGGGAGTCGGTTGAGAACTTCCAGGACGAGTGGGCGACCGCGAACACGTCGAACCGGGCATACCTGCCGTACAACGCCCTGGATGGCGAGGGCCGGCAGTTGCCACCGCCCGCCCGCCAGGGACCGCCCCCTGTGGGCGCGTCGTTCATTCAGGGTGGTGCGCTGGCGCTGTCTGACATCCAAGCCAGCATCGGCATGTACCGGGCGAACTTGGGCGCGCCGAGCAATGAAACAAGCGGGCGCGCGATCAATGCCCGCCAGCGTGAAGGCGACACCGCCAACTATCACTACATCGACAACCTGTCGCGCTCGATCGAGCATCTGGGCCGCATCATCGTCGACATGATCCCCAGAATCTACGACACGGCGCGGGTCGCGCGCATCACGGGTGACGACGGCAGCGTTGAGGCGGTCGAGATCAACCCGGAGATGGAGCAGGCCAAGCAGAAGACGGCCGATGCCATGGTCATCAATCCTGCTGTGGGGCAATATGACGTTCGCGTGAAGGTCGGCCCGTCATATTCGACGCTTCGGCAGGAGTCAGCAGAGGCTATTGGCCAGATCCTGCAAGGCAACCCGCAAGCCTTCGCGGTGCTGGGGCCTGAGTGGGCAAAGATGCAGGATTGGCCGAACGCCGACAAGGTGAGCAAGATGCTGCTGGCCATGGCGCCGCCTCCTGTGCAGGCGCTGGCCCAAGGGGATCAGGAGATCCCTGCTGCTATCCAAGCCCAGATGCAGAACATGAAGCAGCAGATGGAGCAGATGCAGCAGATGTTGCAAGAAGCGCAGCAGAAGCTGGAATCGGACTCTGTCGAGGCGATGCGCAAAATGGCCGAGGCCGACAAGGACCGCGCGATTGATGCCTATAAGGCCGAAACCGAGCGCATGGCGATCATGCAGCCCGCGATGGGGCCGCAAGAGATCCAAGCACTGGTGCTTCAGACCGTTCAACAGTTGCTGACCAGCCCGCCTATTCCGCCTGAGCCGCAAGCCCCGCCCATGCAGCCCCCGATGGCACCACAGATGCCGCCTGGTGGGCTGCCGATGGCCCCGCCTGGCTTGCCTCCCACCAACATGAACCAACCGCCTCCGGGCGGTTTTTTTACGTCCTGA
- a CDS encoding P22 phage major capsid protein family protein: MADNFITSDIITAETLRIIHNESAFLGSINREYDSQFAQEGAKAGATVNVRRPVQYTIRDGATASFQDINETKVPITINPEFGIDFDFSDFDLTLKIDKFSERYLQPAGKRLATELDVRIGALYKQVFNYSGTPGTPPATAQAALDAAVFLDNNAAPRDGDRQLALTPLANSKLVGGMAGLFNDQATQGKQMRRGLMETNLGMDFQMSQNLPTHTVGPLGGTPLVNGAGQGTIAVGATDNPYASTTALVTDGWTAAAALRLNEGDVFTIAGVFALNPENKVSTGALQQFVVRANASSDALGNATVTISPAIIVGGSYATVSNSPADNAAITVIGTAGTSAAQNILHHKDAFTLVTVDMPLPRGMDMASRMAVDGVSMRFVRGFDITNNKRLCRFDILAGFAALRPEWAVRVPN, from the coding sequence ATGGCTGACAATTTCATCACCTCGGACATCATCACCGCAGAAACCCTGCGGATCATCCACAACGAGAGCGCATTCCTCGGCTCCATCAACCGCGAATACGACAGTCAATTCGCCCAAGAAGGCGCCAAAGCCGGCGCTACGGTCAACGTCCGCCGCCCGGTGCAATACACCATCCGCGACGGCGCGACCGCATCGTTTCAGGACATCAACGAAACGAAGGTGCCGATCACCATCAACCCGGAATTTGGCATCGACTTCGATTTCAGCGATTTCGATCTGACGCTGAAGATCGACAAGTTCAGCGAGCGCTATTTGCAGCCGGCCGGCAAGCGCCTGGCGACCGAGTTGGATGTGCGGATCGGCGCGCTGTACAAGCAGGTGTTCAACTACTCCGGCACGCCCGGTACGCCTCCGGCCACCGCTCAGGCGGCGTTGGATGCGGCGGTCTTCCTGGACAACAACGCGGCTCCGCGTGATGGCGATCGCCAGTTGGCGCTGACCCCGCTGGCGAACTCCAAGCTTGTCGGTGGCATGGCCGGGTTGTTCAACGACCAGGCCACGCAAGGCAAGCAGATGCGTCGCGGCCTGATGGAAACCAACCTGGGCATGGACTTCCAGATGTCCCAGAACCTGCCCACGCACACGGTCGGCCCGCTGGGTGGCACTCCGCTGGTCAACGGCGCAGGCCAAGGCACCATCGCGGTCGGCGCCACGGACAACCCGTATGCGTCCACCACGGCGCTGGTTACGGACGGCTGGACGGCGGCGGCGGCCCTGCGCCTGAACGAAGGCGACGTGTTCACCATCGCTGGCGTGTTCGCGCTGAACCCCGAAAACAAGGTGTCCACGGGCGCCTTGCAGCAGTTCGTGGTGCGCGCAAACGCCAGTTCGGACGCTTTGGGCAACGCGACGGTGACGATCTCGCCGGCCATCATTGTTGGCGGTTCGTATGCCACGGTGTCGAACTCGCCTGCCGACAACGCCGCGATCACGGTCATCGGCACGGCTGGCACCAGCGCCGCGCAGAACATCCTGCATCACAAGGATGCGTTCACACTGGTGACGGTTGACATGCCTCTGCCGCGCGGCATGGACATGGCCTCCCGCATGGCTGTCGATGGCGTCTCGATGCGCTTCGTTCGTGGCTTTGACATCACGAACAACAAGCGCCTGTGCCGCTTCGACATCCTGGCCGGGTTCGCTGCGCTGCGCCCTGAGTGGGCTGTCCGCGTCCCCAACTAA